From the Chitinispirillum alkaliphilum genome, one window contains:
- a CDS encoding Glycosyl transferase, with protein MHTQSAISKVAFLGNYLPRQCGIATFTSSICESISTQFPEIQCFSVPVTDIENGYEYPSIVRFEIKENDLGSYERAADFLNVNNIDVACIQHEFGIYGGSSGSYILTLLRQLKMPIVTTLHTVLSEPNEQQQRVMEQLISFSDRLIVMTNKASEILHNTYNVDPSKVCLIPHGIIDVPFVDPNFYKDLFGVEGRMVLLTFGLLSPDKGIENVLHALPEIVAKYPNVVYIVLGATHPALVRREGEAYRLKLQYLAEDLGIEKNVIFYNRFVSTEELKEFIGAADLYITPYLKEAQITSGTLSYSFGAGKAVISTPYWHAAELLDQNRGVLVPFRDPPAISRAVNHLIEHETERHTMRKNAYLLSREMVWSNVAYLYRKAFEEARMSRAKTPFRTSGRVLEQKAKELPKIKLDHLFRMSDFTGIFRHAVHTVPDFSLGYSTDDNARALILTLILQEAGETPSARLTDLSSNYLSFLNYSFNNRNKRFRNHLSYARIWDSPCGSQETHSRALWALGTCIGRSRQEGFQNLAGQLFEKALPAAYEFDSPLAWAFTLIGIHEYFRRFDGDRFVNYGRELIAGSLYKLYQKGSTSQRSWFEPHLSSCSARLSHALILSGHWLGNSEMLNAGLESLKWLAKVQSSIKNCFHPFDQMQGTPNPENSDFDQKPIEANAMISACLEACRITQDTTWFTEARKAFEWFLGRNEVGLSLYDPKTGGCRDALHIDRVNENQGAEASLSFYLSLVEMQEMENTIASFRGPIKA; from the coding sequence ATGCATACACAATCCGCAATTAGCAAAGTTGCATTTTTGGGAAATTATTTACCCCGTCAATGCGGAATCGCCACATTTACCTCAAGTATCTGTGAATCAATCTCAACCCAATTTCCAGAAATCCAATGTTTCTCTGTTCCTGTAACCGACATCGAGAACGGATATGAGTATCCCTCAATTGTTCGTTTCGAAATAAAGGAAAATGACCTTGGCTCTTATGAGAGAGCTGCAGATTTTTTGAACGTAAACAATATAGATGTGGCCTGTATTCAACATGAGTTTGGTATTTACGGGGGGAGTTCGGGATCATACATCCTTACACTTCTGAGACAACTTAAAATGCCCATAGTCACAACTCTTCACACTGTGCTTTCAGAACCAAATGAACAGCAGCAGAGGGTAATGGAGCAGTTGATAAGCTTCTCAGATCGTTTAATTGTTATGACCAACAAAGCCTCTGAGATTCTCCACAACACATACAATGTCGACCCTTCGAAAGTGTGTCTGATCCCACACGGCATAATCGATGTCCCCTTTGTAGACCCAAACTTCTACAAAGATCTGTTTGGGGTAGAGGGGCGCATGGTGCTGCTTACATTCGGGCTGCTCTCGCCCGATAAGGGTATAGAAAATGTGCTTCATGCACTTCCGGAGATCGTAGCAAAATATCCCAATGTGGTTTATATTGTTTTGGGTGCCACCCACCCGGCCTTGGTGAGAAGGGAAGGGGAAGCATACAGACTGAAGCTTCAGTATCTGGCAGAAGATCTGGGGATTGAGAAAAATGTGATATTTTACAATCGGTTTGTAAGTACCGAAGAGCTCAAGGAGTTTATCGGTGCTGCAGATTTATACATTACCCCCTATCTCAAGGAAGCGCAGATAACTTCTGGGACACTATCCTACTCCTTTGGGGCGGGTAAAGCTGTTATCTCTACCCCCTATTGGCATGCCGCAGAACTTCTGGACCAAAACAGAGGGGTACTTGTCCCCTTCAGGGATCCCCCTGCAATAAGCCGCGCAGTGAACCATTTGATTGAGCATGAGACCGAGCGGCACACAATGAGAAAGAATGCCTACCTTCTGAGCAGAGAAATGGTGTGGAGTAATGTAGCATATCTTTACAGAAAAGCATTCGAAGAAGCGCGTATGAGCAGAGCAAAAACTCCCTTCCGAACCTCAGGGAGAGTTTTGGAGCAGAAAGCTAAAGAGCTGCCAAAAATAAAACTCGACCACCTTTTCAGGATGTCCGATTTTACCGGTATTTTCAGACATGCGGTTCATACAGTACCCGATTTTTCTCTGGGATACAGTACGGATGATAACGCCCGTGCACTCATCCTTACTCTTATTCTGCAGGAGGCGGGTGAAACCCCATCGGCCAGATTGACCGATCTGTCGTCAAACTACCTCTCTTTTCTGAATTATTCATTTAACAACAGGAACAAAAGATTCAGAAATCACTTAAGTTACGCCCGCATATGGGACAGCCCATGTGGGTCACAGGAAACACATTCAAGGGCTCTTTGGGCCTTGGGCACATGCATTGGAAGATCCCGCCAGGAGGGGTTTCAAAATCTTGCAGGACAGCTTTTCGAAAAAGCTCTGCCTGCAGCTTATGAATTCGATTCACCTTTAGCGTGGGCATTCACACTGATCGGAATTCATGAATATTTCAGAAGATTTGACGGTGACAGGTTTGTAAACTACGGTCGTGAACTGATTGCAGGTTCTCTTTATAAGCTCTACCAAAAAGGGAGTACCTCGCAGAGATCCTGGTTTGAACCACATCTCTCTTCCTGCAGTGCCAGACTCTCCCACGCACTGATTTTAAGTGGACACTGGTTAGGAAACTCAGAAATGCTGAATGCAGGACTTGAATCACTGAAGTGGCTTGCGAAAGTACAGTCTTCAATCAAAAACTGCTTTCATCCCTTTGATCAGATGCAGGGCACTCCAAATCCTGAGAACTCAGATTTCGATCAAAAACCGATTGAAGCAAATGCAATGATTTCAGCATGTCTTGAAGCCTGCAGAATCACCCAGGATACAACATGGTTTACGGAAGCCCGAAAAGCTTTCGAGTGGTTTCTGGGGCGCAATGAAGTTGGTTTGTCACTATACGATCCGAAGACCGGAGGGTGCAGAGATGCCCTCCATATTGACAGAGTAAACGAAAACCAGGGTGCAGAAGCAAGCCTTTCATTCTATCTGTCCCTGGTGGAAATGCAGGAAATGGAAAATACAATAGCAAGTTTCAGAGGACCAATCAAAGCCTGA
- a CDS encoding alpha-L-arabinofuranosidase/ beta-D-xylosidase — translation MKTVEVFRTDVKITPDPSRVLIRPFIPRDETRRMKIISRVMALPDEAVKKWLSGVLSEFAGRHFDIKTIFERHFQIVKEYMFSDLEPSRERRLLIGSLFTSEYSLECAALFNPSIVPDPNQSDLKDGSMRFIMSLRATGEGHISSISFRSGVIDKEYNIVFDEAMRFVAPPEPIANSSYDKSTFLQKLIEMGLHNHFSEEVLQKLHDKFTLNELSAVIDSLVSRGGNRSQTQDLTKEGMIWLARSNYEVRFPGEHKISQRIIFPTGPSEQNGIEDARFVRFEDESGNKTYYATYTAYDGNKILPQLMVTRDFLTFRIITLNGTAAQNKGMALFPKKINGKYAMLSRQDNENLYIMYSDNIHFWHEMLPLLKPTFPWEFVQVGNCGPPIETPEGWLVLTHGVGPMRKYSIGAILLDLENPRQVVGRLSEPLLVPNENEREGYVPNVVYTCGALIHLDRLILPYAMSDYATGIATVDMDSLLYRLKNS, via the coding sequence ATGAAAACAGTAGAGGTTTTTCGCACAGATGTAAAAATCACTCCTGACCCCTCACGTGTCCTGATAAGACCCTTTATTCCAAGGGATGAAACAAGAAGAATGAAAATCATCTCAAGAGTAATGGCATTGCCGGATGAAGCTGTTAAAAAGTGGCTCAGCGGGGTACTTTCTGAATTTGCCGGAAGGCATTTCGATATAAAAACTATTTTCGAACGGCATTTCCAGATAGTTAAAGAGTATATGTTCAGTGACCTTGAACCCTCAAGAGAGAGACGCTTACTGATAGGTTCCCTATTCACAAGCGAGTACTCACTGGAGTGTGCGGCTCTGTTTAATCCCTCCATTGTTCCCGATCCAAATCAATCAGATCTAAAGGACGGATCAATGAGATTTATCATGAGTCTGCGGGCCACCGGAGAAGGGCATATATCCTCTATCTCTTTTCGCTCAGGGGTCATAGACAAGGAGTATAACATTGTCTTTGATGAGGCGATGCGATTTGTGGCACCTCCGGAACCTATCGCCAATTCATCTTATGATAAAAGTACTTTCCTTCAAAAACTGATCGAAATGGGACTGCACAATCACTTTTCTGAAGAAGTGCTTCAAAAACTCCACGATAAATTTACCTTAAATGAGCTTTCCGCTGTGATTGACAGCCTTGTGAGCAGGGGCGGTAACCGCTCACAAACACAAGATTTAACTAAAGAGGGTATGATCTGGCTTGCACGATCAAACTATGAGGTCAGGTTTCCGGGTGAACATAAAATCTCTCAGAGAATAATTTTCCCCACAGGCCCAAGTGAACAGAACGGAATCGAGGATGCCCGTTTCGTTCGGTTTGAAGATGAGTCAGGGAACAAAACTTACTATGCCACCTACACAGCCTATGATGGAAACAAGATTCTGCCTCAGCTTATGGTTACAAGGGACTTTCTCACTTTCAGGATTATAACCCTTAATGGAACCGCTGCGCAGAATAAGGGAATGGCTCTCTTTCCGAAAAAAATCAACGGAAAATACGCAATGCTCTCCCGCCAGGATAATGAAAATCTCTATATAATGTATTCCGACAATATCCATTTCTGGCATGAAATGCTCCCTCTGCTGAAACCGACCTTTCCCTGGGAATTTGTTCAGGTGGGTAACTGTGGTCCACCCATAGAAACACCGGAGGGGTGGCTTGTATTGACTCACGGAGTTGGACCAATGAGAAAGTACAGTATCGGGGCCATTCTTCTCGATCTTGAAAATCCTCGACAGGTGGTCGGCAGGCTATCGGAGCCCTTACTGGTTCCAAATGAAAATGAGCGTGAAGGGTATGTGCCCAACGTGGTATATACCTGTGGCGCATTAATCCATTTGGACAGACTCATTCTGCCTTATGCCATGAGTGATTATGCAACAGGAATAGCAACAGTCGATATGGATTCGCTTTTATACAGACTAAAGAATTCCTGA
- a CDS encoding ABC transporter, ATP-binding protein — MNKAAIIAKNLVKSYGKEKAVNGVDFSIPKSVCYGFLGPNGAGKSTLMKMIYGASRRDDNSGGAMKVFGYDPHLNSLAIKFISGVVPQDNNLDEDLNVEQNLKIFSRFFNIPTPLAEEKIDELLRFMELGEKKKSKIKQLSGGMKRRLIIARALLNDPDLLILDEPTTGLDPQVRQLIWEKLRMLKRKGMTILLTTHYMEEAFQICDSVLIMNKGEKIMEGNPKLLVSKHIEPYVMEVYAREHYERLNNAALSSCRIDDSTDVIRIYCSNHGQLTMLGDELNPGEFLLRQSNLEDLFLKSTGSTLNARQ; from the coding sequence ATGAATAAAGCTGCTATAATTGCAAAAAATCTGGTCAAGAGTTACGGAAAGGAAAAAGCCGTAAACGGGGTGGATTTTTCTATACCAAAAAGTGTGTGCTATGGCTTTCTTGGGCCAAATGGGGCTGGCAAGAGCACTTTAATGAAAATGATATATGGAGCCAGCAGAAGGGACGATAACTCCGGGGGAGCAATGAAGGTTTTTGGCTATGACCCACACCTGAATTCTTTGGCCATAAAGTTTATCTCCGGAGTTGTTCCTCAGGACAACAATCTGGATGAGGATTTGAATGTAGAGCAGAACCTGAAGATATTTTCAAGGTTCTTCAATATCCCCACCCCTCTGGCAGAGGAGAAAATTGATGAATTATTACGATTTATGGAGCTTGGAGAAAAGAAAAAATCCAAAATCAAACAGCTCTCAGGAGGAATGAAAAGGAGATTGATAATCGCAAGAGCCTTGCTGAATGACCCGGACCTACTGATCCTCGATGAGCCGACAACGGGGCTTGATCCCCAGGTGAGGCAATTGATATGGGAAAAACTCCGTATGCTCAAACGCAAGGGGATGACAATCCTGCTTACAACCCACTACATGGAAGAGGCGTTTCAGATATGTGATTCGGTGTTGATTATGAATAAGGGAGAGAAAATCATGGAGGGCAACCCCAAGCTTCTGGTAAGCAAGCATATTGAACCTTACGTGATGGAGGTTTATGCAAGGGAACACTACGAGAGATTAAATAATGCAGCTCTCTCTTCATGCAGGATTGATGATTCTACCGATGTCATTAGAATATACTGCTCAAATCATGGGCAGCTTACCATGCTGGGGGATGAGTTGAACCCGGGGGAGTTTTTACTCAGACAGTCAAACCTTGAAGACCTTTTTCTTAAAAGCACAGGAAGCACACTTAATGCGCGACAATAA
- a CDS encoding ABC-type multidrug transport system, permease component, which produces MRDNNQILHPPFSARIWSVWFRHFRVYSKNLLSNGMPPFLEPLIFLAGIGIGMERYVAEMNGIPYLTFLATGLPLTAAMYTAAFECSYGTFIRLEYEKIYDGMLAAPLLVEDILVGEIVWAGTKGFFFSFAVILVMAVFGIVPLFAVVITPFIGFLTGILFASLSMLITTFVASINHFNFYFTGFLSPMFFFSGVVFPIENLPEPIRYLAEALPLTHGVRMVRQMVIFGYSPILLWDLFFMIVFTSIVAVFGVGRLKTRLVS; this is translated from the coding sequence ATGCGCGACAATAACCAAATTCTCCACCCGCCATTTTCAGCCAGAATCTGGAGTGTGTGGTTTCGCCATTTCAGGGTATATTCAAAAAACCTTCTCAGTAATGGCATGCCCCCGTTTCTGGAGCCGTTGATATTTCTGGCAGGAATCGGTATTGGGATGGAGAGGTATGTTGCGGAGATGAACGGTATCCCCTATCTTACTTTTCTTGCAACCGGCTTACCGCTGACTGCTGCCATGTATACAGCAGCTTTTGAGTGTTCCTATGGAACTTTTATTCGCCTGGAGTATGAGAAAATTTATGATGGGATGCTCGCCGCACCTCTTTTGGTTGAGGATATTTTAGTAGGGGAGATAGTGTGGGCTGGAACTAAGGGTTTTTTCTTCTCCTTTGCAGTCATACTGGTGATGGCTGTATTTGGCATTGTCCCGCTGTTTGCCGTAGTAATCACTCCATTTATCGGATTTTTAACCGGAATCCTTTTTGCCTCCTTATCGATGCTTATAACCACTTTTGTGGCCAGCATTAACCATTTCAATTTTTATTTCACAGGCTTTCTCTCCCCAATGTTTTTTTTCTCCGGTGTGGTGTTCCCCATTGAAAACCTTCCTGAGCCAATCCGGTATCTGGCAGAAGCATTACCACTGACCCATGGAGTGAGAATGGTTCGTCAGATGGTAATTTTTGGATATTCACCCATACTTCTTTGGGATTTGTTTTTCATGATTGTTTTTACCTCAATTGTTGCCGTCTTTGGGGTAGGCAGGCTTAAAACACGTCTTGTAAGCTGA
- a CDS encoding hydrolase (HAD superfamily) yields MTPKMFVFDLDGTLLNCRKEISPPTIRALREMADYGALIVLASGRISNSIKQYLPVLDIDAAVLSLNGAVVCMNKAHNERCVHRSILGQIYSDYLIQFASNKPFATNIYVDDTLYTFDTKLARYWTDLYSLQTKTQYIFLTSYDKFQNIAPSKISFIGEINELDRLEMDFRAKWDHRQVYICRTWEHYLEFLNPDANKGDALCKLAQAYGIGMSDVVAFGDGENDLPMLQRAGTSIAMLNGRENVKMSSKRVTQYTNDEDGIAHEWERIKQELL; encoded by the coding sequence ATGACTCCAAAAATGTTTGTTTTTGATCTTGATGGAACTCTCCTGAATTGCCGCAAAGAAATCTCACCGCCTACAATCAGAGCATTAAGAGAGATGGCGGATTACGGAGCTTTGATCGTGCTTGCTTCCGGAAGAATCAGCAACAGTATCAAGCAGTACCTGCCAGTTCTCGATATTGATGCTGCGGTTCTCTCGCTCAACGGAGCGGTTGTGTGTATGAATAAAGCCCATAACGAAAGATGTGTTCACAGATCGATTCTGGGTCAAATCTACTCTGATTATCTGATACAATTCGCCTCAAACAAACCTTTTGCCACCAATATTTACGTAGATGATACACTTTATACCTTTGATACCAAACTAGCCCGGTACTGGACGGATCTATATAGTTTACAGACCAAAACGCAGTATATATTCCTAACGTCATATGATAAATTCCAAAACATTGCTCCCTCCAAGATCAGTTTTATCGGGGAAATCAATGAACTGGACAGACTGGAGATGGATTTCAGGGCTAAATGGGATCACAGGCAAGTCTATATCTGCAGGACTTGGGAACATTATCTTGAATTCCTCAATCCGGATGCAAACAAAGGGGATGCACTCTGTAAACTTGCTCAGGCTTACGGCATCGGGATGTCAGATGTTGTGGCTTTTGGTGACGGAGAAAATGATCTGCCCATGTTACAAAGAGCAGGAACAAGCATCGCAATGCTCAATGGCAGGGAAAATGTAAAAATGAGCTCCAAAAGAGTGACCCAATATACCAATGATGAAGATGGTATAGCACACGAATGGGAAAGAATAAAACAAGAGCTTCTCTGA
- a CDS encoding RNA polymerase sigma factor RpoD — MYLKEIGRLQPLSSEKEAEVAAKIKKGEKKALDTLVKANLRFVVSVARNYQNQGLSLCDLINEGNMGLVRAARRFDEKKNFRFISYAVWWIRQAILQSLAEHSRIMRLPLNRAGAIHKISKTQIELEQRYNRIPDISEIARELSISENSVRETISIANSHVSLDAPVRDNDGSTLMDLMGGHQLEGSSPEENIQTLSMNGEIRKMLETLTERERDIIKLYFGIDHEAAFTLDEIGRRFNITRERVRQIKSKALSRLKASPAVQTLKSY, encoded by the coding sequence TTGTATCTCAAAGAGATCGGCAGGCTTCAGCCTCTGAGTTCCGAAAAAGAAGCAGAAGTGGCAGCCAAGATAAAAAAGGGTGAAAAGAAAGCCCTTGATACCCTTGTAAAGGCCAATTTGCGTTTTGTAGTCAGCGTAGCCAGAAATTATCAAAACCAGGGACTTTCCCTTTGTGATTTGATAAACGAAGGCAATATGGGACTGGTGCGTGCAGCACGACGGTTCGATGAAAAAAAGAACTTCAGGTTTATCAGTTATGCAGTATGGTGGATTCGACAGGCTATCCTGCAATCCCTTGCGGAACATTCCAGAATCATGCGTCTTCCGCTTAACAGGGCCGGCGCTATTCACAAGATCAGCAAAACCCAGATCGAGTTGGAGCAACGCTACAATCGCATTCCCGACATCTCTGAAATCGCACGGGAACTCTCGATTTCTGAAAATTCTGTAAGAGAGACCATCTCCATAGCAAACAGCCATGTTTCTCTTGATGCGCCAGTCAGGGACAATGACGGCTCAACGTTGATGGATCTTATGGGTGGCCATCAGCTGGAAGGCTCAAGTCCGGAGGAAAACATCCAGACACTTTCCATGAATGGTGAAATAAGAAAAATGCTCGAAACGCTGACAGAGAGAGAAAGAGACATCATTAAATTATATTTCGGAATAGATCATGAGGCGGCTTTCACCCTTGATGAAATCGGGCGAAGGTTCAACATAACACGGGAACGTGTGCGGCAGATAAAATCCAAAGCTCTGAGTCGGCTCAAAGCCTCTCCGGCAGTACAGACTCTCAAATCATATTAG
- a CDS encoding metallohydrolase, with product MKFSVLRSGSSGNCTYIENKNTRVLLDAGLPSRKKIVGLLDEIGVDPESIDAVVCTHLHSDHLNKSTLSFCRTFSVSLWIHNENAPFFSSRFTGKCRCGVDLLCFDKEMFRVGDICFQPFGVIHDADGVTSGFRFYADGQGNGAVGYAADIGSVSEELIEALSGVSVLCFEANHDPELLWKNQSRTYLHKRRVTGGKGHLSNHESGKAIATLLGSSSPPSRVILCHLSEDHNSPDLAKEQVNQVLSENGLQLELITASRKERTDFFDLSEGAVDTELEKQVIW from the coding sequence GTGAAATTTTCTGTGCTGCGAAGCGGATCAAGTGGTAATTGTACATACATTGAAAACAAAAACACACGGGTGTTGCTAGATGCGGGCTTGCCGAGTCGCAAGAAAATTGTAGGTTTGCTGGATGAGATCGGTGTGGACCCGGAGAGTATAGATGCTGTAGTCTGCACTCATCTACATTCTGATCACCTAAACAAATCTACTTTGAGTTTTTGCAGAACTTTTTCTGTCTCGCTTTGGATACACAATGAGAATGCTCCTTTTTTCTCTTCCCGTTTTACGGGAAAGTGTCGTTGCGGAGTTGACCTGTTATGTTTTGATAAAGAGATGTTCAGGGTTGGTGATATATGTTTCCAACCGTTTGGAGTAATACACGATGCAGATGGTGTAACGAGTGGTTTCAGATTCTACGCAGACGGACAAGGTAACGGTGCAGTTGGATACGCAGCAGACATTGGCAGTGTCTCTGAGGAACTGATAGAGGCGCTCAGTGGTGTTTCGGTTCTTTGTTTTGAGGCGAACCATGATCCGGAACTGCTGTGGAAAAATCAGTCCAGAACATATCTCCACAAAAGACGGGTAACCGGCGGAAAAGGGCACCTTTCAAATCATGAATCGGGTAAGGCTATTGCTACTTTGCTTGGTTCTTCTTCTCCTCCTTCCAGGGTTATATTGTGCCATTTGAGTGAGGACCATAATTCACCTGATTTAGCTAAAGAACAGGTGAATCAGGTTTTATCGGAAAATGGGTTACAATTGGAGCTGATCACTGCATCGAGAAAAGAAAGAACCGACTTTTTTGACTTGTCGGAAGGTGCTGTTGATACAGAATTGGAAAAACAGGTAATCTGGTAA